A genomic stretch from Lathyrus oleraceus cultivar Zhongwan6 chromosome 2, CAAS_Psat_ZW6_1.0, whole genome shotgun sequence includes:
- the LOC127122237 gene encoding uncharacterized protein LOC127122237, which yields MPLKAIKGQVIADFIVDHSIEENALDYLELEPWKLYFDGSILKYETCIGVLIISPNKIPKRFRYRVEGLCSNNEAEYEALIAELEMLLELGATRIEIMGDPELVIKQITKEYKCSKENLIMYFIIASRLLKRFEGATIRHIPRLDNQVANDLAKIASGYKISK from the coding sequence ATGCCATTAAAGGCTATTAAAGGACAAGTCATAGCAGATTTTATAGTCGACCACTCCATAGAGGAAAATGCACTAGACTATCTCGAATTAGAACCTTGGAAGTTGTACTTCGATGGGTCTATTCTTAAGTATGAGACATGCATAGGAGTTctaattatttctcctaataaaattccaaaaAGATTCAGGTACAGAGTGGAGGGTCTCTGCTCAAACAatgaggctgaatatgaagcccTCATAGCCGAACTTGAAAtgttgttggaattgggggcaactcgaATCGAAATAATGGGTGACCCAGAGTTAGTCATAAAACAGATCACAAAGGAATACAAATGTAGTAAGGAGAATTTAATTATGTACTTCATAATAGCCAGTCGATTGCTAAAAAGATTTGAAGGGGCTACTATACGACACATACCTCGACTAGATAATCAAGTGGCTAATGATTTGGCTAAGATTGCATCTGgatataaaatttcaaaataa